In one Drosophila pseudoobscura strain MV-25-SWS-2005 chromosome X, UCI_Dpse_MV25, whole genome shotgun sequence genomic region, the following are encoded:
- the Noc1 gene encoding uncharacterized protein F23B12.7, whose amino-acid sequence MPAAVATGVQINGPLKNKKIVFDDAGEAVAKPNKKERPQKPKKQHQAQQPNGQAKKPQRITFDDDGEVEERKPWQKNHQKEHGHGFQGGKKPQKIKFGDDGEVEEQQPWKKNHQKENGFENTKKPQKIKFGDDGEAADKTKKPQRIKFDEDGAEKEASDSEEDSEGELEKQASFMKRSKHQSQADEEEESQKKWYQVHPDYPSSEEVLDMKDNEQLELFNLCKNAFEADKTTFNRRNPSDVRWLQTALHKGTAKDRANSGALLVTSNPLGNLEALSTLISFCKISNKASNDVIAVLTDLWQEVLLPPNRKLLSIHTRGADWKKLRKDVTLREQQQRRIYSYWYFENELKDQYHEFLKNVMQGLQTGQEHNKNASIVAAARLLSYAPEKEQMLLTMLVNKLGDPIAKIASKALHHLSDVAQRHPNMCGVIVAEAEKLLFRNNISERAQHFALCFLSSIAPSGRPEVCTKLVNICFALFKVLVQKGAVNNRTMQAILRCLQKAIAEAQPAKGSDGELLNKEMQDTIYRLVHLADIRVSVQTLGLLLQLVTVKTEKSDRFYNALYVKLLDLNLINVGGKTAAQLLHIVHRAIHIDSHVARAQAFVKRLLQVTLYAPPQIAAGCLIVLHKLLRMRQELIGGIGATDEVSSLKTVLPEDGDLDRFGSDAEDEVKVEADELQPEIKTEAVKSKVVNIDSCKYDPYHRVPAFAGAAYTLRHELLLLRQHYHPTVQVFAEQILEQKRIDYYGDPLRDFGLPHFLERFAFKNPKKLDAPQAESAAVAHKRYMAQGGRGKPVKSLTKANCTEDEMFILNFLEHKRRQAEIVAQSKKQREVKKDEDDDGEQGDEYLKEGEVDDDEFEAYLDGYFGKKFKDGAAAEEDENELNFLEELGGEMQSEKSKKKDKKKKQGADKHEEDMDEIDDDWGDDNLGEDDEDDEVSGAGGDQSDDETGSIDLQPLDDDDDDDDDAGSISEGDQASDAEDDSDSSDAPESPDDDDDDDEDSPPKSKKSRKEEVNMVDGRSFAKTLKQSHDMSSLFAAADEFSSLMEETAKVKGQGTSNAVFNKDKSSDKQIKWEENRRSNSKTYTGKRFSGKPAAKGGKPQKPGKKRKH is encoded by the exons ATGCCGGCAGCAGTGGCTACAGGTGTGCAGATAAACGGGCCATTGAAGAACAAGAAAATTGTGTTCGACGATGCAGGAGAGGCCGTggcaaagccaaacaaaaaggaGCGCCcacagaaaccaaaaaagcAGCACCAGGCACAACAACCCAATGGCCAGGCGAAGAAACCCCAAAGAATTACCTTTGACGATGACGGCGAAGTCGAGGAGCGGAAACCTTGGCAGAAAAACCATCAAAAGGAGCACGGGCATGGCTTCCAAGGTGGTAAGAAACCCCAGAAAATAAAGTTCGGCGATGACGGCGAAGTCGAGGAGCAGCAACCGTGGAAGAAAAACCACCAAAAGGAAAACGGCTTCGAAAATACCAAGAAACCCCAGAAAATAAAGTTTGGTGATGACGGCGAAGCGGCTGATAAGACTAAGAAGCCGCAGCGTATAAAGTTTGATGAAGATGGAGCTGAGAAGGAGGCCTCCGACTCCGAAGAAGACAGTGAGGGCGAGCTAGAAAAGCAGGCCAGCTTCATGAAGCGCAGCAAACACCAGTCGCAGGctgacgaggaggaggagtctcAAAAGAAGTGGTACCAAGTG CATCCGGACTACCCCAGCAGCGAGGAGGTGCTGGACATGAAGGACAACGAGCAGCTGGAGTTGTTCAATCTCTGCAAGAATGCCTTCGAGGCGGATAAGACGACATTTAACAGGC GCAATCCCTCGGATGTCCGCTGGCTGCAAACGGCCCTCCACAAGGGCACAGCCAAAGATCGAGCCAATTCCGGGGCCCTGCTGGTGACCAGCAATCCCCTGGGCAACCTGGAAGCCTTGTCCACTCTAATAAGCTTCTGCAAGATATCCAACAAGGCCAGCAACGATGTGATCGCTGTACTCACAGACCTGTGGCAGGAGGTGCTCTTGCCGCCCAACAGGAAGCTGCTCTCGATACACACACGCGGAGCAGACTGGAAGAAGCTGCGGAAGGACGTTACTCTgcgcgagcagcagcagcgtcgcaTCTATTCGTATTGGTACTTTGAGAACGAGCTGAAAGACCAGTACCATGAGTTCCTCAAGAATGTGATGCAGGGTCTGCAGACGGGACAGGAGCACAACAAGAATGCTTCGATCGTGGCCGCGGCACGACTCCTCTCGTATGCCCCAGAGAAGGAACAAATGCTGCTCACGATGCTGGTGAACAAGCTGGGTGATCCCATTGCCAAGATAGCCTCCAAGGCGCTGCATCACCTCAGCGATGTGGCCCAACGCCACCCAAACATGTGTGGCGTCATCGTGGCCGAGGCGGAGAAACTGCTTTTCCGCAACAATATCTCGGAGCGGGCACAGCACTTTGCCCTCTGTTTTCTGTCCAGCATCGCGCCATCCGGACGTCCGGAGGTGTGCACCAAGTTGGTCAACATCTGCTTTGCCCTGTTCAAAGTCCTCGTCCAGAAGGGAGCCGTCAACAACCGCACCATGCAGGCCATTTTGAGGTGCCTGCAAAAGGCCATTGCGGAGGCCCAGCCTGCGAAGGGCAGCGATGGGGAGCTGCTCAACAAGGAGATGCAGGACACCATCTACCGACTCGTTCACTTGGCCGACATACGCGTCTCAGTGCAGACCCTTggcctcctgctgcagctggtcACAGTTAAAACGGAGAAATCGGATCGATTCTACAATGCGCTGTACGTAAAGCTACTGGACCTGAACCTCATCAATGTGGGCGGCAAGACGGCGGCACAGCTCCTCCACATTGTCCACCGTGCCATCCACATAGACAGCCATGTGGCGAGGGCCCAGGCCTTTGTGAAGCGTCTCCTCCAGGTGACACTCTACGCACCTCCACAAATTGCCGCCGGCTGTCTGATTGTCCTGCACAAGCTGTTGCGCATGCGCCAGGAGCTCATCGGAGGCATTGGAGCCACCGATGAAGTGAGCTCTCTAAAGACAGTCCTGCCAGAGGATGGAGACCTGGACAGGTTTGGCAGCGATGCCGAAGATGAAGTCAAGGTAGAAGCAGACGAGCTACAGCCAGAGATAAAGACGGAAGCTGTCAAGTCGAAGGTGGTCAATATCGATTCCTGCAAATACGATCCGTATCATCGTGTGCCCGCTTTTGCGGGAGCAGCCTACACTCTGCGCCAtgagctgctgcttctgcgtCAGCACTACCATCCCACGGTCCAGGTCTTTGCCGAACAGATCCTCGAGC AGAAACGCATCGATTACTATGGGGATCCTCTGCGAGATTTCGGACTGCcgcatttcctagagcgtttCGCCTTCAAAAATCCCAAGAAGCTGGATGCGCCCCAGGCGGAGAGCGCCGCTGTGGCCCACAAGCGCTATATGGCGCAAGGAGGCCGCGGCAAGCCAGTCAAGTCGCTGACGAAGGCCAACTGCACGGAGGACGAGATGTTTATTCTCAACTTCTTGGAGCACAAGCGCAGGCAGGCGGAGATTGTGGCCCAGAGCAAGAAGCAGAGGGAGGTAAAGAAGGATGAGGACGATGATGGAGAGCAGGGCGATGAGTACCTGAAGGAGGGCGAGGTGGATGACGACGAGTTCGAGGCGTATCTGGATGGGTATTTTGGCAAGAAGTTCAAAGATGGCGCCGCTGCCGAGGAGGATGAGAATGAGCTGAACTTCCTTGAGGAGCTCGGCGGCGAGATGCAGTCTGAGAAGTCCAAGAAGAaggacaagaagaagaagcagggGGCCGATAAGCACGAGGAGGATATGGACGAGATCGACGATGACTGGGGCGATGATAATCTGGGTGAAGACGATGAAGATGACGAAGTGTCGGGCGCTGGCGGAGATCAGTCCGACGATGAGACTGGCTCGATTGACTTGCAGCCCctggacgatgatgatgatgacgacgacgatgcgGGTTCAATTTCTGAAGGCGACCAAGCCTCCGATGCAGAGGATGACAGCGATTCCAGCGACGCTCCCGAGAGCCcagacgatgatgacgacgacgatgaggatTCGCCGCCCAAGTCGAAGAAATCCCGCAAGGAGGAAGTCAATATGGTGGATGGACGCAGCTTCGCCAAGACCCTCAAACAGAGCCACG ATATGTCCTCGCTGTTTGCAGCTGCGGATGAGTTCTCGTCATTGATGGAGGAAACGGCCAAGGTCAAGGGACAGGGCACCAGCAACGCCGTCTTCAACAAGGACAAATCCTCCGACAAGCAAATCAAATGGGAGGAGAACCGCCGCTCCAATAGCAAAACCTACACAGGCAAGAGGTTTTCCGGCAAACCAGCGGCCAAAGGAGGCAAGCCACAGAAACCAGGCAAGAAGCGGAAGCATTAG
- the Chd64 gene encoding myophilin isoform X1, with product MSSNRAPKSGFAAEAQRKINSKYSEELAQESLEWIKSVTAEPINTSGDTDNFFEVLKDGVILCKLANALQPGSIKKVNESKMAFKCMENISAFLECAKNFGVPTQETFQSVDLWERQNLNSVVICLQSLGRKASNFNKPSIGPKEADKNVRNFSDEQLRAGQNVISLQYGSNKGATQSGINFGNTRHM from the exons ATCAACTCAAAGTACAGCGAGGAGCTGGCCCAGGAGTCCCTGGAGTGGATCAAGTCGGTGACCGCTGAGCCCATCAACACGTCCGGCGACACGGACAACTTCTTCGAAGTGCTCAAGGATGGCGTGATCCTGTGCAAGCTGGCCAACGCCCTGCAGCCGGGATCCATCAAGAAGGTGAACGAGAGCAAAATGGCCTTCAAGTGCATGGAGAACATCTCGGCCTTCCTGGAGTGCGCCAAGAACTTTGGCGTCCCCACCCAGGAGACCTTCCAGAGCGTGGATCTCTGGGAGCGCCAGAATCTGAACTCTGTGGTTATCTGCCTGCAGTCGCTGGGTCGCAAG GCCTCGAACTTCAACAAGCCCTCGATCGGACCCAAGGAGGCCGACAAGAATGTGCGCAACTTCAGCGACGAGCAGCTGCGCGCCGGCCAGAATGTCATCTCCCTGCAGTACGGCTCCAACAAGGGCGCCACCCAGTCGGGCATCAACTTCGGCAACACCAGGCACATGTAG
- the Ack gene encoding uncharacterized protein Ack: MASPSVVDGGHSETAWLEDLLREVQLEQFLERIRDDLQVSRLPHFDYVHDEDLVRCGLGKPAIRRLLEAVRKKKAHQWRKNILSKLIGGGKQPSSKKQASATRDSTQGNGTQLTCLIHEKDITMGLKLGDGSFGVVRRGEWSASPAGKVIPVAVKVLKSDNLTQPGIIDDFFREVQAMHALDHSNLVRLYGVVLSQPMMMITELAERGSLLDTLRKQCRHTALTHIWNWSVQIVTGMAYLEQKRFLHRDLACRNVLLAAGNKIKIGDFGLMRALPQEDDCYVMSEHKKVPFPWCAPESLRFRQFSHASDTWMFGVTLWEMFSFGEDPWVGLNGSQILRKIDREGERLHQPDACPPDVYAMMLQCWDKTPAERPTFAALKEYLVSMSPPLMRAARVFHDSKGLKIEAGDIIAIIDGRPELKLIKGQNQRTYEIGIFPRNLLEQRKVASTGDVVMRSSAGNGSPFGFCWGGGAGAIANGEERQRKCASLSNQSHAKERKSTTSKQFAYNKLINDSAGLQRRNAVKQKGSVGKATGVTVGGPQRPPPPQFQQEGILVDISPEVRPLGAAGDTSSMQMDSSFCLLDAPIDVPTFCDVEGSLNVSPTFFDDQAQFEFDPANQTASPGRLQPPPYQMPPTYSNTMEFAQKRELHQQQSTPVRERDPFDTSSLERSVTLYSNLNQSLGAAQSPVPIYNSPSVRKSLFGGSSSNKENMPALESAAMQLNLSNLSLERTEPVTAIASLPVEPLPETLAPAPESVLLDKSFIAELEKDMYSNGQNRAQEEYQRNSTQVYANKDMVYKQNLTPLKNGCATSNHSSPSSNTSPKQNNVDAAAAVASTQSVVNRIWYEQVAATPSEYYAQPPAEQAEEQLYQNHLQQQQQQQPETNHSFVAISNRVVAPKNNVYASSASLYDAVAASTAGSTYYGQVPNGSGPAIYDEVTLDDYLRPHRPAPLAPPPLSAQQIHRRMEKMRQQHLQDREGAHQLYAPVPSDYGREQEKLQQMLQELGSAAIEQEVRNALRAAGGDVSLGTRHYKIDQLSRLGVAGRGQCEQALQQSNWSLEVAAELLLQTTSAG; the protein is encoded by the exons ATGGCCTCGCCTTCCGTCGTCGATGGCGGGCATAGCGAAACGGCCTGGTTGGAGGATCTGCTGCGCGAGGTACAGCTGGAGCAGTTCCTGGAGCGGATACGCGACGATCTCCAGGTATCGCGCCTGCCCCACTTCGACTATGTACATGACGAAGATCTGGTGCGGTGTGGACTGGGCAAGCCCGCCATACGACGCTTGTTGGAGGCGGTGCGCAAAAAGAAGGCCCATCAGTGGCGCAAGAATATCCTGTCCAAGCTGATTGGTGGCGGCAAGCAGCCCTCGTCTAAGAAGCAGGCCTCCGCCACCCGGGACTCGACACAGGGCAATGGCACGCAGCTGACCTGCCTTATCCATGAGAAGGACATCACCATGGGCCTGAAGCTGGGCGACGGCTCCTTCGGGGTTGTGAGACGCGGCGAGTGGAGCGCTTCGCCGGCGGGCAAGGTTATACCGGTGGCCGTGAAGGTGCTAAAGTCGGATAATCTCACCCAGCCGGGCATAATCGATGACTTCTTCCGCGAGGTGCAGGCCATGCACGCCCTGGATCACTCCAATCTGGTGCGGCTGTACGGCGTGGTGCTGTCCCAGCCCATGATGATGATCACGGAGCTGGCCGAGCGGGGCTCCCTGCTGGACACACTGCGCAAGCAGTGCCGGCACACGGCTCTCACCCACATCTGGAACTGGTCCGTTCAGATCGTGACTGGAATGGCATATCTGGAGCAGAAGCGCTTCCTGCATCGCGACCTCGCCTGCCGCAATGTGCTTCTGGCCGCTGGAAACAAGATCAAAATCGGAGACTTTGGCCTTATGCGCGCTCTGCCCCAGGAGGACGACTGCTACGTCATGTCGGAGCACAAGAAGGTCCCCTTCCCATGGTGTGCCCCGGAATCGCTGCGCTTCCGACAGTTCTCGCATGCCTCCGACACTTGGATGTTCGGCGTGACCCTGTGGGAGATGTTTAGCTTCGGCGAGGATCCCTGGGTGGGCTTAAATGGCTCCCAAATCCTAAGGAAAATCGATCGCGAGGGCGAGCGTCTGCATCAGCCCGATGCGTGTCCGCCGGATGTCTACGCCATGATGCTGCAATGCTGGGACAAGACCCCGGCAGAGCGACCAACCTTTGCGGCCCTCAA AGAATACCTGGTCAGCATGTCGCCGCCGCTGATGCGAGCCGCGCGCGTCTTTCACGACTCGAAGGGGCTGAAAATCGAGGCTGGCGATATCATTGCCATCATCGATGGACGGCCCGAGCTGAAACTGATCAAGGGTCAAAACCAGCGCACATACGAGATTGGCATCTTCCCGAGAAACTTGCTGGAACAGCGCAAGGTGGCCTCTACCGGCGATGTGGTGATGCGTAGCAGTGCCGGCAACGGCTCCCCGTTCGGCTTCTGCTGGGGTGGTGGAGCCGGGGCCATCGCCAACGGAGAGGAGCGTCAGCGAAAGTGCGCCTCCCTGTCGAACCAGAGTCATGCTAAGGAACGCAAGTCAACGACCAGCAAGCAGTTTGCCTACAACAAGCTAATAAACGATTCAGCCGGACTGCAGCGACGCAATGCTGTGAAGCAAAAGGGTTCTGTAGGGAAGGCTACAGGTGTGACAGTTGGTGGTCCGCAGcgtccgccgccgccgcagttCCAGCAGGAGGGAATACTCGTTGATATATCACCGGAGGTGCGACCCCTAGGAGCCGCAGGCGACACCTCATCCATGCAGATGGACAGCTCCTTCTGTTTACTGGATGCCCCCATAGATGTGCCCACATTCTGTGACGTCGAAGGATCGCTGAATGTATCACCAACATTTTTCGATGACCAGGCACAATTCGAGTTCGATCCAGCCAACCAAACTGCCTCGCCGGGACGCCTGCAGCCGCCTCCATACCAAATGCCGCCCACTTATTCCAACACGATGGAGTTTGCCCAGAAGCGGGAactgcaccagcagcagtcgaCGCCAGTCAGGGAGCGGGATCCCTTCGACACCAGCAGCCTGGAAAGATCAGTGACACTCTACTCGAATCTAAACCAATCTCTGGGGGCGGCCCAGTCGCCGGTCCCCATCTATAATAGTCCGTCGGTGAGGAAGAGCCTCTTTGGCGGTTCCAGCTCGAATAAGGAGAACATGCCTGCCCTAGAGTCGGCAGCCATGCAGTTGAATCTCAGTAATCTCTCGCTGGAAAGGACCGAACCAGTCACCGCAATTGCCAGTCTCCCCGTGGAGCCGTTGCCAGAAACACTGGCTCCTGCCCCTGAGAGCGTATTGTTGGACAAGTCATTCATTGCCGAGCTGGAGAAGGACATGTACAGCAATGGCCAGAACAGGGCCCAGGAGGAGTACCAACGCAACTCCACGCAAGTGTATGCCAACAAGGATATGGTGTACAAACAGAATCTCACGCCCCTCAAGAACGGATGCGCCACTTCGAATCATTCCAGCCCCTCGTCGAATACTTCGCCCAAGCAGAACAACGTGGACGCAGCCGCGGCCGTCGCATCCACCCAAAGTGTGGTGAATCGCATCTGGTACGAGCAAGTGGCCGCAACGCCTTCGGAGTACTACGCCCAGCCGCCAGCAGAGCAGGCAGAGGAGCAGTTATATCAGAACCATcttcagcagcaacagcagcagcagcccgagACGAACCATTCGTTCGTGGCCATATCCAATCGCGTGGTGGCCCCAAAAAACAATGTGTACGCCTCTTCCGCCTCGCTCTATGATGCAGTGGCGGCCAGCACTGCTGGATCAACCTACTATGGGCAGGTACCAAATGGCAGTGGGCCCGCGATCTACGATGAGGTCACTCTCGATGATTACCTTCGACCGCATCGACCAGCTCCCCTGGCTCCGCCGCCGCTCTCAGCCCAACAAATCCACAGGCGGATGGAGAAAATGCGCCAGCAGCACCTCCAGGATCGGGAGGGAGCCCACCAGCTGTACGCCCCCGTTCCCTCGGACTATGGCCGCGAGCAGGAGAAACTCCAGCAGATGCTGCAGGAGCTTGGCAGCGCGGCCATCGAACAGGAGGTGCGCAATGCGCTGCGGGCAGCCGGCGGTGATGTGTCGCTGGGCACGCGCCACTACAAGATCGACCAGCTGTCGCGACTGGGCGTGGCCGGCAGGGGTCAGTGCGAGCAGGCCCTGCAGCAGAGCAACTGGAGCCTCGAGGTGGCTGCGGAACTGCTCCTGCAGACGACCAGTGCTGGCTAG
- the Chd64 gene encoding myophilin isoform X2, giving the protein MYQSKINSKYSEELAQESLEWIKSVTAEPINTSGDTDNFFEVLKDGVILCKLANALQPGSIKKVNESKMAFKCMENISAFLECAKNFGVPTQETFQSVDLWERQNLNSVVICLQSLGRKASNFNKPSIGPKEADKNVRNFSDEQLRAGQNVISLQYGSNKGATQSGINFGNTRHM; this is encoded by the exons aTGTACCAGTCCAAG ATCAACTCAAAGTACAGCGAGGAGCTGGCCCAGGAGTCCCTGGAGTGGATCAAGTCGGTGACCGCTGAGCCCATCAACACGTCCGGCGACACGGACAACTTCTTCGAAGTGCTCAAGGATGGCGTGATCCTGTGCAAGCTGGCCAACGCCCTGCAGCCGGGATCCATCAAGAAGGTGAACGAGAGCAAAATGGCCTTCAAGTGCATGGAGAACATCTCGGCCTTCCTGGAGTGCGCCAAGAACTTTGGCGTCCCCACCCAGGAGACCTTCCAGAGCGTGGATCTCTGGGAGCGCCAGAATCTGAACTCTGTGGTTATCTGCCTGCAGTCGCTGGGTCGCAAG GCCTCGAACTTCAACAAGCCCTCGATCGGACCCAAGGAGGCCGACAAGAATGTGCGCAACTTCAGCGACGAGCAGCTGCGCGCCGGCCAGAATGTCATCTCCCTGCAGTACGGCTCCAACAAGGGCGCCACCCAGTCGGGCATCAACTTCGGCAACACCAGGCACATGTAG